From one Coffea eugenioides isolate CCC68of chromosome 11, Ceug_1.0, whole genome shotgun sequence genomic stretch:
- the LOC113753256 gene encoding uncharacterized protein LOC113753256 encodes MSFMKGDLLTKTRKLVKGLAKVEPLWLKAMEQAPPVTFPRAEGTIKPMSLPEDVYIKKFYKKYPDSKYQDPIKISGFNPPPARLFGWRVLELTEQGVSEEEAMALADMEYRSEKKARKEAYSRLKQIAKLQGKKPPPNPYPSAIKEIQAKEKKFVDDRFHNPETVKLAEKMREERAADWQNRRGAGDW; translated from the exons ATGTCGTTCATGAAAGGAGATTTGCTGACGAAAACAAGAAAGCTAGTCAAAGGCTTAGCCAAAGTTGAACCCCTCTGGCTTAAAGCTATGGAGCA GGCACCTCCGGTGACGTTTCCTCGCGCTGAGGGCACGATTAAGCCCATGAGTCTGCCTGAGGATGTTTACATCAAGAAGTTTTATAAGAAGTATCCTGATTCCAAATATCAGGATCCCATCAA AATTTCTGGTTTCAATCCACCTCCAGCCCGACTATTTGGCTGGCGAGTACTAGAGTTGACGGAACAGGGAGTTAGTGAAGAAGAAGCAATGGCTCTGGCTGAT ATGGAATATCGGTCCGAGAAAAAGGCCAGAAAGGAGGCTTACTCTCGGTTGAAGCAAATTGCAAAGCTTCAAGGAAAGAAGCCACCGCCTAATCCATATCCAAGTGCTATCAAGGAAATACAGGCTAAAGAAAAGAAGTTTGTAGATGACCGTTTCCATAATCCTGAGACAGTTAAACTTGCGGAGAAAATGAGGGAGGAGAGGGCTGCAGATTGGCAGAACAGAAGAGGTGCCGGTGACTGGTGA
- the LOC113753255 gene encoding uncharacterized protein LOC113753255, translated as MDSTATTAISSAKSINALSTSANNTKITNLTTSTPTWSQTKSKLPHFYASSSFLNHLKSKNPQLKNKNSKLFLLHCSAKPNTDRKNATDDNLSLRSGSNSTIPEQAAASPTNEGLSSFSRGLVFDLGLKDSWDSAEIGSPVVKRFIGDEEERWYMWYCGRSNGKDSIGLAVSSNGIHWERGNGPVKSSSDVGMVMNCSDDWWAFDTQGIRPSEIVIMSSAKVRVNNSLYWLYYTGFNDEKIEPLDNSVAFKLSDPKRMYYRSLPGLAMSQDGRHWARIEGEHHSGALFDVGSDGEWDSLFIASPKVVYHGAGDVRMYYHSFDAEKGHFAVGIARSRDGIKWVKLGKIMGGGGNGMFDELGVMNAHVVKNRKDGKYVMAYEGVAADGKRSVGLAVSSDGLKEWRKFQDGPALKQSEEDGWDWEGVGSPCLVQMDGDADEWRLYYKGTGKGGKTGIGLAVCEGIEFASFQRWTGFHL; from the coding sequence ATGGACTCTACAGCCACAACAGCAATCTCCAGCGCCAAGTCCATCAATGCCCTTTCAACTTCAGCCAACAACACAAAAATAACTAACTTAACTACCTCGACTCCAACTTGGTCTCAGACTAAATCAAAATTACCTCACTTTTATGCCTCGAGCAGCTTTCTAAACCACttaaaatccaaaaatcccCAGCTTAAGAACAAAAATTCGaaactttttcttcttcattgcTCCGCAAAGCCAAATACTGACAGAAAAAATGCAACAGATGATAATTTGTCTCTTCGGTCCGGTTCAAATTCAACAATCCCAGAACAAGCAGCAGCATCACCTACAAATGAAGggctttcatcattttcaaggGGTTTGGTTTTTGATTTGGGATTGAAGGACTCGTGGGATAGTGCTGAAATTGGCTCCCCTGTTGTAAAAAGGTTCATTGGTGATGAGGAAGAAAGATGGTACATGTGGTACTGTGGAAGGTCAAATGGGAAAGATTCCATTGGATTGGCAGTTTCAAGTAATGGGATTCATTGGGAAAGAGGTAACGGGCCTGTTAAATCAAGTTCTGATGTGGGGATGGTCATGAATTGTAGTGATGATTGGTGGGCTTTTGATACTCAAGGCATTCGGCCTTCTGAGATTGTCATCATGTCTAGTGCTAAGGTTAGAGTAAACAATTCTCTTTATTGGCTATACTACACTGGCTTTAATGATGAAAAGATTGAGCCTTTGGATAATTCTGTGGCGTTTAAGTTGAGTGATCCGAAAAGGATGTATTATAGGTCATTGCCAGGTTTAGCAATGAGTCAAGATGGGAGGCATTGGGCAAGAATTGAGGGGGAGCATCATAGTGGAGCTCTATTTGATGTGGGGTCAGATGGGGAGTGGGATTCCCTGTTTATTGCATCTCCAAAAGTTGTTTATCATGGGGCTGGTGATGTGAGGATGTATTACCATTCTTTTGATGCTGAAAAGGGACATTTTGCAGTTGGGATTGCCAGGTCAAGAGATGGGATCAAGTGGGTAAAACTGGGGAAGATTATGGGAGGAGGGGGAAATGGTATGTTTGATGAACTAGGAGTAATGAATGCTCATGTTGTTAAGAATAGAAAAGATGGGAAATATGTGATGGCTTATGAAGGTGTTGCTGCAGATGGCAAGAGGAGTGTTGGATTAGCTGTTTCTTCTGATGGGCTGAAGGAGTGGAGGAAATTTCAGGATGGTCCTGCGCTAAAGCAAAGCGAAGAAGATGGCTGGGATTGGGAAGGGGTAGGATCACCTTGTCTAGTTCAAATGGATGGGGATGCAGATGAATGGAGATTGTACTATAAAGGAACTGGCAAAGGGGGAAAGACGGGGATTGGTTTAGCAGTGTGTGAAGGAATTGAATTTGCTAGTTTTCAGAGATGGACAGGGTTTCACCTGTGA
- the LOC113752641 gene encoding transcription factor MYB106-like, which yields MGRSPCCEKLGLRKGTWTPEEDQKLLSYIEQQHGHGSWRALPAKAGLERCGKSCRLRWTNYLRPDIKRGKFSSQEDQTIIQLHALLGNRWSAIATHLPKRTDNEIKNYWNTHLKKRLTKMGIDPSTHRPKTNALGSAHQKDTANLSHMAQWESARLEAESRLVRESKLLSLSTAFNHSHLSPPASAQLPLAKALVSPLVTPLEPMVPMVQKHYFHCLDILKAWQRTWTTTKNANGFFSTAIGSLQSPTSTLHFSDNTFAMSSAARLTGENLPFNSTINCEARDMKETGTSTWQYLDTPKNNDPLEVTGEKMESTTGNMMQLNHDVNVQCDFDPVGGAYTMEFSLRSPGFMEGFADADIDDSNNNPTGSYQSLGYRSGGDLEDNQKYWNNIVNEEISALGSPFF from the exons ATGGGAAGGTCACCATGCTGCGAGAAGTTGGGATTAAGGAAAGGGACGTGGACACCTGAGGAAGATCAAAAGCTCTTGTCTTACATCGAACAACAACATGGCCACGGCAGTTGGCGAGCTCTCCCAGCAAAAGCTG GGCTGGAGAGATGTGGCAAGAGCTGCAGACTTAGGTGGACTAATTATCTAAGGCCCGATATCAAGAGGGGAAAATTCAGTTCGCAAGAAGATCAGACCATTATTCAACTCCATGCACTTCTTGGAAACCG ATGGTCAGCCATAGCAACTCACCTCCCAAAGAGGACAGACAACGAGATAAAGAATTACTGGAACACGCATTTGAAGAAGAGACTAACCAAGATGGGAATTGATCCATCAACTCATAGGCCAAAGACCAACGCCCTCGGCTCTGCTCACCAAAAAGACACCGCCAACCTCAGTCACATGGCTCAATGGGAGAGTGCTCGTCTTGAAGCAGAATCCAGGCTTGTTCGCGAGTCCAAACTGCTGTCGTTGTCCACCGCCTTTAATCATTCTCATCTCAGCCCTCCAGCCTCAGCTCAATTACCACTAGCAAAAGCATTAGTTTCACCACTAGTAACACCATTGGAGCCAATGGTACCAATGGTACAAAAGCATTATTTTCATTGTCTTGATATACTCAAAGCATGGCAAAGGACATGGACAACAACAAAGAACGCCAATGGCTTTTTCAGTACTGCCATTGGAAGCCTTCAGTCTCCAACCTCTACATTGCATTTTTCAGATAACACATTCGCCATGTCAAGTGCTGCTCGTCTAACTGGAGAAAACTTACCATTTAATTCGACAATTAATTGCGAAGCGCGGGACATGAAAGAAACCGGTACGAGCACTTGGCAGTATTTGGATACACCAAAGAACAATGACCCGCTAGAAGTGACTGGAGAAAAAATGGAGTCAACAACGGGGAACATGATGCAGCTTAATCATGATGTCAACGTTCAATGTGATTTTGATCCCGTTGGTGGTGCATATACTATGGAATTCTCTTTAAGGTCTCCAGGTTTCATGGAAGGATTCGCGGATGCCGATATCGATGACTCAAACAATAACCCAACTGGATCATATCAGAGTCTTGGTTACAGGTCGGGTGGTGATCTTGAAGACAACCAAAAATATTGGAACAATATAGTCAATGAGGAGATTTCTGCATTGGGTTCGCCATTTTTTTGA